The Phoenix dactylifera cultivar Barhee BC4 chromosome 12, palm_55x_up_171113_PBpolish2nd_filt_p, whole genome shotgun sequence genome has a window encoding:
- the LOC103705056 gene encoding p-coumarate 3-hydroxylase-like, which translates to MDPSLLPIALATLAVLVSLLLYQRFRFRLPPGPRPWPVVGNLYDIKPVRFRCFAEWAQTYGPIMSVWFGTTLNVVVSSSELAREVLKEHDPQLADRPRSRSAARFSRDGKDLIWADYGPHYVKVRKVCNLELFSPRRLEALRPVREDEVTAMVESIFRDCTRTVKVRKSLVVRDHLAPVAFNNITRLAFGKRFVSSEGLTDEQGKEFKAIVANGLKFGASLSLAEFVWWLRWMFPIDEDAYSKHNARRDRLTKIIMEEHTRARSKSGAKQHFVDALLTLKDQYDLSEDTIIGLLWDMITAGMDTTVITVEWAMAELVRNPRVQEKVQEELDRVIGDERTMSEADFQNLPYLQCVVKESLRLHPPTPLMLPHKATANVKIGGYDIPKGSNVHVNVWAIARDPQIWKNPLEYRPERFAEENVDIKGNDFRVLPFGAGRRVCPGAQLGINLVASMLGHLLHHFKWTLPDGVKPEDVDMSENPGMVTFMHTPLQAVATPRLPTHLYKRVPVDL; encoded by the exons atGGATCCATCTCTTCTCCCAATAGCGTTGGCGACCCTGGCCGTCCTCGTCTCCCTCCTGCTTTACCAGCGGTTCAGATTCCGGCTCCCACCCGGTCCACGGCCATGGCCGGTGGTCGGCAACCTGTACGACATCAAACCGGTCCGGTTCAGGTGTTTCGCCGAGTGGGCCCAGACCTACGGACCGATCATGTCGGTCTGGTTCGGCACGACCCTGAACGTGGTGGTGTCGAGCTCGGAGCTGGCCCGGGAGGTGCTCAAGGAGCACGACCCGCAGCTGGCGGACCGCCCCAGGAGCCGGTCGGCGGCCCGGTTCAGCCGGGATGGGAAGGACCTCATCTGGGCCGATTACGGTCCCCACTATGTGAAGGTCCGCAAGGTCTGCAACCTCGAGCTCTTCTCTCCCCGCCGGCTCGAGGCTCTCCGGCCGGTCCGGGAGGACGAAGTCACCGCCATGGTCGAGTCCATCTTCCGGGACTGCACCAGGACAG TTAAGGTTAGGAAGAGCTTGGTAGTGAGGGATCATCTTGCACCCGTGGCATTCAACAACATAACGAGGCTTGCATTTGGGAAGCGATTTGTGAGCTCAGAAGGTCTGACGGATGAGCAAGGGAAAGAGTTCAAGGCGATTGTGGCGAATGGCTTAAAATTTGGTGCATCACTCTCCCTTGCAGAATTTGTATGGTGGCTAAGATGGATGTTCCCCATTGATGAAGACGCCTACTCCAAGCACAATGCTCGAAGGGATCGTCTTACCAAAATCATCATGGAAGAACACACAAGAGCTCGCAGCAAGAGCGGCGCAAAGCAGCACTTTGTCGATGCTCTGCTCACCTTGAAGGATCAATATGACCTCAGCGAGGACACCATTATTGGACTTCTTTGG GATATGATAACAGCCGGAATGGACACAACTGTTATAACAGTGGAATGGGCCATGGCTGAGCTGGTTAGGAACCCAAGAGTGCAGGAGAAAGTTCAGGAGGAACTGGACCGGGTAATCGGAGACGAACGCACCATGAGTGAAGCTGACTTCCAGAACCTCCCCTACCTGCAATGCGTGGTGAAGGAGTCCCTCCGGCTGCACCCCCCAACTCCTCTCATGCTCCCCCACAAGGCCACAGCCAACGTCAAGATCGGCGGGTACGACATCCCCAAGGGATCCAACGTGCATGTCAATGTCTGGGCCATTGCTCGCGATCCACAGATCTGGAAGAACCCACTGGAATACCGGCCGGAGAGGTTCGCCGAGGAGAATGTCGACATCAAGGGTAATGACTTCAGGGTGCTGCCATTTGGTGCTGGCCGGCGGGTGTGCCCAGGGGCTCAGCTAGGCATCAACTTGGTTGCTTCCATGCTGGGGCACCTCTTGCACCACTTCAAGTGGACACTGCCCGACGGGGTCAAGCCGGAGGACGTCGACATGTCGGAGAACCCCGGGATGGTCACCTTCATGCATACTCCATTGCAGGCCGTCGCCACGCCGAGGCTGCCAACCCATTTGTACAAGCGTGTCCCTGTCGACCTGTAA